The proteins below come from a single Stigmatopora argus isolate UIUO_Sarg chromosome 11, RoL_Sarg_1.0, whole genome shotgun sequence genomic window:
- the grem2a gene encoding gremlin-2, protein MQWRITVAVILAGALCVAAESKKQSPQSSIPSPYKNKGNPSSERQRRLPHPKPEVLSSSREALVVTERRYLRRDWCKTQPLRQTISEEGCLSRTVVNRFCYGQCNSFYIPRHLGPGGQNRGQGRKGPNKAQEPFQSCSFCRPHRVTQLTVQLDCPHLQPPFRHRKVQRVKQCRCMSVDVSGRGKL, encoded by the coding sequence ATGCAGTGGAGAATAACCGTGGCGGTCATCTTGGCCGGAGCGCTCTGCGTGGCGGCCGAAAGCAAAAAGCAAAGCCCGCAGAGTTCCATCCCGTCGCCGTACAAGAACAAAGGCAACCCGTCCTCCGAGCGCCAGCGACGGCTCCCGCACCCCAAGCCCGAGGTGCTCTCCTCCAGCCGCGAGGCCTTGGTGGTGACCGAGCGCCGCTACCTACGCCGGGACTGGTGCAAGACCCAACCCCTGCGCCAGACCATCAGCGAGGAGGGCTGCCTGAGCCGCACGGTGGTCAACCGCTTCTGCTACGGCCAGTGCAACTCCTTCTACATCCCCCGACACCTGGGGCCCGGCGGCCAGAACCGAGGACAGGGGAGAAAGGGCCCCAACAAGGCCCAGGAGCCCTTCCAGTCCTGTTCCTTCTGCAGACCGCACCGCGTCACGCAGCTGACGGTGCAGCTGGATTGCCCCCACTTGCAGCCCCCTTTCCGCCACCGCAAAGTTCAGCGGGTCAAGCAGTGTCGATGCATGTCCGTGGACGTGAGCGGTCGCGGAAAGCTGTGA
- the rgs7a gene encoding regulator of G-protein signaling 7a: MAQTNSGGQGTNGVADESPNMIVYRKMEEVIARMQAEKNGIPIRTVKSFLTKIPSVFSGSDIVQWMIKNLDIEDQVEALHLGTLMAAHGYFFPISDHVLTLKDDGTFYRFQTPYFWPSNCWEPENTDYAVYLCKRTMQNKARLELADYEAESLARLQRAFARKWEFIFMQAEAQAKVDKKRDKIERKILDSQERAFWDVHRPVPGCVNTTEVDIKKSSRMKNPHKTRKSVYGLQNDIRAHSPTHTPAPEAKQPTEEELREQITFWQLQLDRHRLKMSKVAESLLAYTEQYVEYDPFLTPPDPSNPWISDDTTLWELEASKEPGQQRVKRWAFGIDEVFKDPVGREQFLKFLESEFSSENLRFWLAVQELKKRPIREVPARVQEIWQEFLAAGAPSAINVDSKSYAKTTQNVKDPGRYAFEDAQEHIYKLMKSDSYSRFIRSSAYQELLQAKKKKSKNLF, encoded by the exons ATGGAAGAAGTAATAGCACGCATGCAGGCGGAGAAAAACGGCATCCCGATCCGAACAGTCAAAAGTTTTCTCACCAAGATTCCCAGTGTCTTTTCAG GTTCGGATATTGTGCAGTGGATGATCAAGAATCTAGACATTGAAGATCAAG TGGAAGCTCTTCACCTCGGAACGCTGATGGCGGCGCACGGTTACTTCTTTCCCATCTCGGACCACGTCCTCACGCTCAAAGATGACGGCACTTTCTATAGGTTTCAG ACGCCGTACTTTTGGCCATCAAATTGCTGGGAACCAGAAAACACAGACTATG CCGTTTACCTCTGCAAAAGAACAATGCAAAACAAAGCACGTCTGGAGCTTGCAGACTACGAGGCG GAGAGCTTAGCCAGGCTACAGCGAGCTTTCGCCAGGAAATGGGAGTTCATTTTTATGCAAGCAGAAGCACAAGCAAA AGTGGATAAGAAAAGGGACAAAATCGAGAGGAAAATTCTTGACAGTCAAGAAAGAGCCTTCTGGGACGTGCACAGACCAGTG ccTGGATGTGTAAATACAACCGAGGTCGACATAAAGAAGTCCTCCAGAATGAAAAATCCACATAAAACTAGAAAG TCCGTGTACGGGCTGCAGAATGATATCCGCGCACACAGCCCGACCCACACTCCGGCCCCGGAGGCAAAGCAACCCACGGAAGAGGAGCTGCGAGAGCAG ATTACATTCTGGCAATTGCAATTAGACCGACATCGACTGAAAATGTCCAAAGTGGCAGAGAG TTTGCTGGCCTACACCGAGCAGTATGTAGAATACGACCCCTTCCTCACGCCCCCGGATCCCTCCAACCCCTGGATATCGGATGACACCACACTGTGGGAACTGGAAGCAAG CAAGGAACCCGGCCAACAGCGAGTAAAGAGGTGGGCTTTTGGCATCGACGAGGTTTTCAAAGACCCGGTGGGGAGGGAACAGTTTCTCAAGTTCCTCGAATCGGAGTTCAGCTCGGAGAATCTCAG gttCTGGCTAGCGGTCCAGGAACTAAAGAAGCGTCCCATCCGAGAAGTCCCCGCTCGGGTTCAAGAGATCTGGCAGGAGTTTTTGGCCGCAGGCGCACCCAGCGCCATCAACGTGGACTCCAAGAGCTacgccaaaaccacccagaatGTCAAAGACCCCGGACGCTACGCCTTTGAAGACGCGCAG GAACACATCTACAAGCTGATGAAGAGCGATTCCTACAGCCGCTTCATTCGGTCCAGTGCCTACCAGGAGCTATTGCAGGCCAAGAAGAAg AAGAGCAAGAACCTCTTCTAA